The following proteins come from a genomic window of Aptenodytes patagonicus chromosome W, bAptPat1.pri.cur, whole genome shotgun sequence:
- the LOC143171943 gene encoding LOW QUALITY PROTEIN: uncharacterized protein LOC143171943 (The sequence of the model RefSeq protein was modified relative to this genomic sequence to represent the inferred CDS: substituted 1 base at 1 genomic stop codon) yields MAGKEIKIGCRMINGSAHEKASQISVYNITSNPVTKDTKLCASKQSDCWYNFTLVQPVIVVCLWAHRNLGLSFKFKIDITKLDTTTPASTAKDKKTLSPQISEIGPYVIKNTGQQRVLFNPSWSLKRVELLTQVNISAIKPACLPFLSTTYAGXLAWLHGRILTSPRQTRRDVTGIIGTGLGVLNSIDAEVLVNKLSVATSDLSKLEHPLRSSLLALGTNQWLLSDLLPQWERINEKDHQLIVNALGTAQNNVSVALSCVQAQLWMQSMVAAIIREGEEGTLPTEIRKVIWDNATKFEKEFQSWWYLVNFTFDPVNNKATAFVLTIHNASVYTIYPIIALGINHNGTILYPSEHRVWAQQNGNRWQTVDVNACVVREQQGFICESNTIKAQDICLDTEQSVCHFEIHPDETPNTILIYIGKGCVCMRTSCDCIFVDSITVDTSNHSNICVCNFTNIVGCDFNYSAPVTSYQLLQSNYTLSEDLLPTPIGMDLTLVKKLLQHNDLCQLLEQVRDNGRKTLITVHHDTEEIHHVLERVKKDGEHHWWETLLGWSPTATGVFNLMLHPIIVLLTLTVICLLLVVILYTKVWYMMKRITQLDIY; encoded by the coding sequence atggcaggaaaagaaatcaaaataggaTGTCGAATGATCAATGGGTCTGCTCATGAGAAGGcgtctcagatttctgtgtacaacattacATCAAACCCAGTAACAAAAGATACAAAACTTTGCGCCTCTAAACAATCGGATTGTTGGTACAActttaccttagtacaacctgttATTGTAGTCTGCCTTTGGGCTCACCGCAACCTGGgattatcatttaaatttaaaatcgaCATTACTAAACTTGATACGACAACACCTGCCTCGACTGCAAAAGATAAGAAAACTCTGTctccacaaatttctgaaattggaccatatgtgatcaaaaatacaggccaacaacgaGTGTTATTCAACCCATCGTGGTCTCTTAAAAGGGTAGAACTATTAACGCAAGTCAATATCTCTGCAATCAAACCAGCCTGTTTGCCATTCCTAAGTACGACCTATGCAGGGTAGTTAGCCTGGCTACATGGACGAATACTTACCTCCCCAAGGCAaacaaggagagatgtgactggCATCATAGGAACGGgactgggagtcttaaatagtatagatgctGAAGTACTCGTAAATAAACTAAGTGTGGCAACAAGCGATTTAAGCAAATTAGAACACCCACTGCGGTCTTCTCTATTAGCActgggaactaaccaatggcttttatcCGACTtattgcctcagtgggaaagaattaatgaaaaagaccATCAGTTGATTGTGAATGCACTTGgtacagcccaaaataatgtttctgtagCCCTTAGTTGTGTTCAGGCTCAattgtggatgcaatctatggtagcagcaattataagagaaggggaagagggcaccttacccaccgaaattcgaaaggtaatttgggataatgcaactaaatttgagaaagaattccaatcctggtggtacttagttaatttcacttttgatcccgtcaacaataaggccacagcttttgtcttaacaattcacaatgcttcagtatacaccatatacccaatcattgcattaggaataaatcacaatggaactatactctatccatcagaacatagagtatgggcccaacagaatggaaacagatggcaaactgttgatgttaacgcatgcgtcgtacgggaacagcaaggatttatttgtgagagtaacaccatcaaagctcaagacatttgtcttgacactgaacaaagtgtttgtcactttgaaatacatcctgatgagacACCTAACACTATActcatatatattggaaaaggatgtgtttgtatgagaacctcTTGTGACTGTATATTTGTGGATAGcattactgtagatacaagcaatcactcaaatatttgtgtttgtaactttactaacattgtAGGATgtgactttaattattcagctcctgttacgtCTTATCAATTATtgcaatctaattatacattgagtgaagatttattacctacccccatcggaatggatctcacattggtgaagaaactactgcAACATAATGACCTGTGTCAATTACTAGAACAGGTCCGAGACAATGGAcgcaaaactctaatcaccgttcaccatgatacagaagagatacaccatgtcttggaaagagtaaagaaggatggagaacaccattggtgggaaactcttcttggatggtcaccgactgcaacgggagtgtttaaccttatgcttcatccaattATAGTCTTACTAACTCTAACTGTAATATGTCTGTTACTTGTAGTTATATTGTAtacaaaggtttggtacatgatgaaacGAATAACCCAACTTGACATATACTAA